Proteins encoded within one genomic window of Pygocentrus nattereri isolate fPygNat1 chromosome 7, fPygNat1.pri, whole genome shotgun sequence:
- the mapk8ip2 gene encoding C-Jun-amino-terminal kinase-interacting protein 2 isoform X1, producing the protein MADRAEMFSLSTFHSLSPPGCRPAHDISLEEFDDEDLSEITDDCGIGLNYDSDPYEKDSLILEKNDFHHPVCSFQDDFQEFEMIDDEDEDDDDDEEEGEADPDAPPSPSVSPPPSPTLGSLKSRPTTLNLTTTVSQDSLNNNSSVSPRKSSWQDSLRNPTSQGRLSPAHTCLEDGTHVTGTCPGAPGTAISAKGTPSNPPGHCGLNQSPGRPLLYDFEGNRRERPEYGSFGQHNSSAGPEATDVRPTVEGTLEEHVASGEDCISQCSDTEVDHDLNGHAKHRLCRPRPNDTYTITTETADDPELENDLTLDGTSKCLSSTAPLGNDAETPLSDEELDKEFEIDFMSKETYDLPCKEPDGLSYVEFPSIEPADPASVSSHSSSSRSEVNTADALHQNQPAAAAMENDTTSPSSDPGIADMNAKRYAESDRHSDDLSSPGSDSDIEGELEAAFACGGPLVSNMISSISETELDLTSESSSGRSSHLTNSIEEASSPTSDPELDQELDVEQDSGIVGLKASLLLGQPEPIKQDLSPTMEHSPHIHPLDDGQALMGLQSVDDEQGYEHQADPDETLPPAVPCEDSASQQLLLKIEPDHSLESFKRSFYLPVGPRLMPSVDDYDGNSEGDSESESEDELSENSDSPWLLSNLVNKMISEGSYPISCPEECLKRSASISDTISPSSDLETDTFNESEGQKMQTQKAEEGCLEQLPKCSVQVQGEEEDRKSSGGSEEEEEDSKRLSSCLYMSNPTNDTITPVFLERYQPKNTNEDEFTSQKSLKNQRNQEEEEPNNDLTMERMKDLDSPSLSESIVSDKDEGRETRVDPLSLDKITEVKNSLTLDIPTAQTNRCFSLTYSTDNDEDDQDASPFLDGLHKPPSPYGNDTYLDSSPPIDESVRDLRSTFDSVGSKPVDDSLAYDSMKYTLVVDENTTLELVSLKRCTSVLSEDSDGLSTVCDEVADEEEDVYERNQTVGGVRPDLLLSSSSEEDSSPEADLPFSKKFLNVFVNSTSRSSSTESFGLFSCTINGEERDQTHRAVFRFIPRHTDELELDVDDPLFVEEEEDDYWYRGYNMRTGARGIFPAYYAHEVIGQTKDLMAMKRNPAWMESFTVQFLGSVEVPYHQGNGILCAAMQKIAMARKRTVHLRPPSLCELEISLQGVKLVMSLDDEYDLSEEFDRCSHFFQMKNISFCGCHPKNNCYFGFITKHPMLNRFACHVFVSQESMRRVAECVGRAFQEYYQEHLEYACPTEDIYLE; encoded by the exons gATTCCCTCATTCTGGAGAAGAATGATTTCCACCACCCAGTGTGTTCATTCCAAGATGACTTTCAGGAGTTTGAGATGAttgatgatgaagatgaggatgatgatgatgatgaagaggaaGGAGAGGCAGATCCTGATGCTCCgccctctccctctgtatctcctCCTCCCTCACCAACTTTAGGTTCCCTTAAAAGCCGTCCCACAACTCTCAACCTGACCACCACAGTTTCACAG GACTCCTTGAACAACAACAGTAGCGTCTCTCCACGAAAATCAAGCTGGCAGGATTCGCTTCGCAATCCCACTTCACAGG GTCGTTTATCTCCAGCCCATACTTGCCTTGAAGATGGTACCCATGTAACTGGTACATGCCCAGGGGCTCCTGGCACCGCAATCTCTGCCAAAGGTACTCCCTCAAACCCACCTGGGCACTGTGGTCTCAATCAGTCACCTGGCAGGCCACTGCTGTACGACTTTGAGGGCAACAGACGCGAGCGTCCCGAATACG GTTCCTTTGGTCAGCATAATTCCTCTGCTGGCCCTGAGGCCACTGATGTAAGGCCCACTGTTGAAGGAACTCTTGAGGAACATGTAGCCTCAGGTGAAGACTGCATTTCCCAGTGCTCAGACACTGAGGTCGACCATGACCTCAATGGCCATGCTAAACACCGACTGTGCCGCCCCAGACCTAATGACACATACACGATCACTACAGAAACAGCTGATGACCCAGAGCTGGAGAATGATCTTACTCTGGATGGCACCAGTAAGTGCCTGTCCTCTACGGCACCACTTGGCAATGATGCTGAGACCCCACTGTCAGATGAGGAGCTGGATAAAGAGTTTGAGATTGACTTCATGAGCAAGGAGACCTATGATCTGCCCTGTAAGGAACCAGATGGCTTATCCTATGTGGAGTTTCCCAGCATTGAACCTGCAGACCCAGCCTCAGTCTCCAGCCATTCGTCATCCAGTCGATCAGAGGTTAATACAGCAGATGCTTTGCATCAGAATcagcctgctgctgctgctatggAAAATGACACAACATCTCCTTCTTCTGACCCTGGCATTGCAGACATGAATGCTAAGCGCTATGCAGAGTCAGACCGGCACAGTGATGACCTCAGCTCCCCTGGATCTGACTCTGATATTGAAGGGGAACTTGAGGCTGCGTTTGCCTGTGGTGGTCCACTGGTCAGTAATATGATTTCGTCTATCTCAGAGACTGAACTGGATTTGACTAGTGAATCTAGCAGTGGAAGATCCTCACATCTGACCAACTCCATTGAGGAAGCCAGCTCACCAACCTCTGACCCAGAGCTAGACCAAGAGCTTGATGTTGAGCAGGACAGTGGCATTGTGGGTCTGAAGGCATCTCTTCTTCTAGGCCAGCCTGAGCCCATTAAACAGGACCTTTCACCAACAATGGAGCACAGTCCACACATCCATCCTCTGGATGATGGTCAGGCATTGATGGGGCTGCAGAGTGTGGATGATGAGCAGGGTTATGAGCACCAAGCAGATCCCGATGAGACTCTGCCTCCTGCTGTGCCCTGCGAGGATAGTGCATCCCAGCAACTACTACTGAAGATTGAACCAGACCACAGCCTGGAGAGTTTCAAACGATCTTTCTACCTGCCTGTTGGACCCAGGCTCATGCCCTCGGTTGATGACTATGATGGGAACAGTGAGGGAGACtctgagtcagagtcagagGATGAGCTCAGTGAGAACTCTGATTCTCCATGGTTACTCAGCAACCTGGTCAACAAGATGATCTCAGAGGGATCCTACCCAATCAGTTGTCCAGAGGAGTGCCTCAAGCGTTCTGCTTCCATCTCTGACACCATCTCACCTTCATCAGACCTGGAGACAGATACCTTTAACGAGAGTGAAGGCCAAAAGATGCAAACGCAGAAAGCTGAGGAAGGCTGCCTGGAACAACTACCCAAATGCTCGGTGCAGGTGCAGGGAGAGGAAGAAGACAGGAAATCCAGTGGTGGatcagaagaagaggaagaagacagcaagagactcagCTCGTGTCTTTACATGAGCAACCCTACAAATGACACCATCACTCCTGTCTTCTTAGAGCGGTACCAGCCCAAGAACACAAATGAGGATGAATTTACATCCCAGAAATCGCTGAAAAATCAACGGAATCAAGAAGAAGAGGAGCCAAATAATGACTTGACAATGGAGAGGATGAAGGATCTGGACTCCCCTAGCCTAAGTGAAAGCATTGTCAGTGACAAGGATGAAGGACGGGAGACAAGGGTGGACCCTCTATCTCTGGACAAAATCACAGAAGTTAAAAACAGTCTGACACTCGACATTCCCACAGCGCAGACCAATCGTTGCTTCAGCCTCACCTACTCCACAGACAATGATGAAGATGATCAGGATGCCTCACCTTTCCTAGATGGGCTTCACAAGCCACCCTCACCCTATGGAAATGACACTTACCTGGACAGTTCCCCACCTATCGATGAGAGTGTTCGGGACCTGAGAAGCACCTTTGACTCAGTGGGGAGTAAACCAGTAGATGACTCCTTGGCGTATGACTCAATGAAGTACACTCTAGTGGTGGATGAGAATACTACACTGGAACTGGTGAGTCTGAAGCGCTGCACCTCAGTGCTTAGTGAGGACAGCGATGGACTCTCCACAGTCTGTGATGAGGTAGCCGATGAGGAAGAAGATGTGTATGAGCGGAACCAGACGGTGGGAGGAGTGCGGCCTGATCTGTTACTAAGCTCCTCCTCCGAAGAAGACTCCTCGCCTGAGGCAGACTTACCATTCTCCAAGAAGTTCCTCAACGTGTTTGTCAACAGCACATCGCGATCTTCCA gCACAGAGTCATTTGGTTTGTTCTCCTGCACTATaaatggagaagaaagagacCAGACTCACAGAGCGGTCTTCAG GTTTATCCCAAGACATACAGATGAACTGGAACTAGATGTTGATGACCCACTTTTtgtggaggaagaggaggatgacTACTGGTACCGTGGCTACAACATGCGCACTGGGGCTAGAGGCATCTTTCCTGCCTACTATGCTCACGAAGTCATCGGTCAAACCAAAGACCTGATGG CAATGAAGAGAAACCCAGCCTGGATGGAGAGTTTTACTGTGCAGTTCCTGGGCTCGGTGGAGGTGCCTTATCACCAAGGCAACGGCATCCTATGTGCTGCCATGCAGAAG ATTGCAATGGCAAGGAAGAGGACAGTGCACCTTCGTCCCCCATCCCTGTGTGAACTGGAGATTAGCTTACAAGGAGTCAAACTGGTCATGAGTCTGGATGATGAGTATGACCTGTCggaggag TTCGACAGATGTAGTCACTTTTTCCAGATGAAGAATATCTCCTTCTGTGGATGTCATCCAAAAAACAACTG TTACTTTGGCTTCATCACTAAACACCCAATGCTGAACAGATTTGCTTGTCACGTGTTCGTCTCTCAGGAGTCTATGAGGCGTGTAGCTGAGTGTGTGGG ACGGGCATTTCAGGAATATTATCAGGAGCATCTGGAGTATGCCTGTCCCACTGAGGACATCTACTTGGagtag
- the arsa gene encoding arylsulfatase A: MEWVTAALLALLVPDCLAATRPNFVLLFADDLGYGDLGFSGHPSSLTPNLDRLAANGLRFTDFYVTSPVCSPSRASLLTGRYQTRSGIYPGVLYPGSRGGLPLNETTIAEVLKPLGYATAIMGKWHLGYGANGTYLPTRQGFDHYLGIPYSHDMGPCQNLTCFPPDVKCFGYCDQGVVTVPLMSLDTIIQQPVDFVNLDDAYRDFATRFIRTAAEAQQPFFLYYPSHHTHYPQFAGWKSVGRSLRGPFGDSLLEFDSTIGDILQTLDETGVLKNTLVFFTSDNGPELMRMSRGGNSGLLKCGKGTTYEGGMREPAIAYWPGVIKPGVTHSLSSTLDILPTFAKLAGAPLPKVQLDGVEMTDILFNHGPGKREAMFFYPTDPSEKYSVFAVRWGKYKAHYYTRGATHSGTTPDKDCSVFAFLRQHDPPLLFDLESDPSENYNLTLKNFPEWATVQNKIQDLKAAFEASMEFGESEIGKGTDPTLEPCCNPECSPKPKCCQCGTVGY; this comes from the exons ATGGAGTGGGTGACTGCAGCTCTGCTGGCGCTTCTGGTCCCGGACTGCCTGGCTGCGACTCGGCCGAACTTCGTCCTTCTATTTGCGGATGATTTAGGATACGGAGACCTGGGATTTAGCGGACACCCCAGCTCACTGACCCCTAATTTGGACCGATTGGCCGCAAACGGGCTGCGCTTCACCGACTTTTACGTCACGAGCCCCGTATGCAGCCCCTCCAG AGCTTCCCTCTTGACGGGTCGTTATCAGACACGCTCTGGGATCTATCCAGGTGTGCTCTACCCGGGCTCACGTGGTGGGCTCCCACTGAACGAGACCACCATTGCAGAGGTCCTAAAGCCATTGGGTTATGCCACAGCCATAATGGGGAAATGGCATCTTGGGTATGGAGCAAATGGCACTTACCTGCCCACAAGACAAGGCTTTGACCACTACCTTGGCATCCCATACTCTCATGACATG GGTCCCTGTCAGAATCTGACGTGCTTCCCTCCTGATGTGAAGTGTTTTGGCTACTGTGATCAAGGTGTGGTAACAGTGCCTCTGATGTCCTTGGACACCATCATACAGCAGCCTGTAGATTTTGTAAATCTGGACGATGCTTACAGAGATTTTGCCACTCGGTTCATTCGCACAGCAGCTGAGGCACAGCAGCCCTTCTTCCTCTATTATCCGTCTCAT CACACTCACTACCCGCAGTTTGCGGGGTGGAAGTCTGTGGGTAGGTCTCTCAGAGGGCCATTTGGGGATTCCCTGCTGGAGTTTGATTCTACTATAGGAGACATTCTACAGACCCTGGATGAAACTGGTGTCCTCAAAAACACACTCGTCTTCTTCACATCTGACAATGG GCCAGAGCTTATGCGAATGTCTCGTGGAGGAAATTCGGGGTTGCTGAAGTGTGGTAAAGGCACCACATATGAAGGAGGAATGAGGGAACCTGCCATTGCATACTGGCCTGGAGTCATAAAGCCAG GCGTTACTCATAGCCTGTCCAGTACTCTGGACATCCTGCCTACCTTTGCCAAACTGGCTGGAGCTCCACTGCCCAAAGTTCAACTGGATGGTGTGGAAATGACTGATATTTTGTTCAACCATGGACCA GGAAAGAGGGAAGCTATGTTTTTCTACCCAACTGACCCTAGTGAGAAGTATAGTGTGTTTGCAGTGAGATGGGGAAAATACAAAGCTCACTATTACACACGGG GAGCAACGCACAGTGGCACCACTCCAGACAAGGACTGCAgtgtgtttgcttttttgcGGCAGCATGACCCTCCTCTTCTGTTTGACTTGGAGTCAGACCCTTCTGAGAACTATaacctgacactgaaaaatttcCCGGAGTGGGCCACAGTGCAGAATAAGATCCAGGACCTAAAGGCTGCATTTGAGGCTTCAATGGAGTTTGGGGAGAGCGAGATTGGTAAAGGAACAGACCCTACGCTGGAGCCCTGCTGTAACCCAGAGTGTTCACCTAAACCTAAATGCTGCCAGTGTGGGACAGTGGGGTACTaa
- the mapk8ip2 gene encoding C-Jun-amino-terminal kinase-interacting protein 2 isoform X2, producing the protein MADRAEMFSLSTFHSLSPPGCRPAHDISLEEFDDEDLSEITDDCGIGLNYDSDPYEKDSLILEKNDFHHPVCSFQDDFQEFEMIDDEDEDDDDDEEEGEADPDAPPSPSVSPPPSPTLGSLKSRPTTLNLTTTVSQDSLNNNSSVSPRKSSWQDSLRNPTSQGRLSPAHTCLEDGTHVTGTCPGAPGTAISAKGSFGQHNSSAGPEATDVRPTVEGTLEEHVASGEDCISQCSDTEVDHDLNGHAKHRLCRPRPNDTYTITTETADDPELENDLTLDGTSKCLSSTAPLGNDAETPLSDEELDKEFEIDFMSKETYDLPCKEPDGLSYVEFPSIEPADPASVSSHSSSSRSEVNTADALHQNQPAAAAMENDTTSPSSDPGIADMNAKRYAESDRHSDDLSSPGSDSDIEGELEAAFACGGPLVSNMISSISETELDLTSESSSGRSSHLTNSIEEASSPTSDPELDQELDVEQDSGIVGLKASLLLGQPEPIKQDLSPTMEHSPHIHPLDDGQALMGLQSVDDEQGYEHQADPDETLPPAVPCEDSASQQLLLKIEPDHSLESFKRSFYLPVGPRLMPSVDDYDGNSEGDSESESEDELSENSDSPWLLSNLVNKMISEGSYPISCPEECLKRSASISDTISPSSDLETDTFNESEGQKMQTQKAEEGCLEQLPKCSVQVQGEEEDRKSSGGSEEEEEDSKRLSSCLYMSNPTNDTITPVFLERYQPKNTNEDEFTSQKSLKNQRNQEEEEPNNDLTMERMKDLDSPSLSESIVSDKDEGRETRVDPLSLDKITEVKNSLTLDIPTAQTNRCFSLTYSTDNDEDDQDASPFLDGLHKPPSPYGNDTYLDSSPPIDESVRDLRSTFDSVGSKPVDDSLAYDSMKYTLVVDENTTLELVSLKRCTSVLSEDSDGLSTVCDEVADEEEDVYERNQTVGGVRPDLLLSSSSEEDSSPEADLPFSKKFLNVFVNSTSRSSSTESFGLFSCTINGEERDQTHRAVFRFIPRHTDELELDVDDPLFVEEEEDDYWYRGYNMRTGARGIFPAYYAHEVIGQTKDLMAMKRNPAWMESFTVQFLGSVEVPYHQGNGILCAAMQKIAMARKRTVHLRPPSLCELEISLQGVKLVMSLDDEYDLSEEFDRCSHFFQMKNISFCGCHPKNNCYFGFITKHPMLNRFACHVFVSQESMRRVAECVGRAFQEYYQEHLEYACPTEDIYLE; encoded by the exons gATTCCCTCATTCTGGAGAAGAATGATTTCCACCACCCAGTGTGTTCATTCCAAGATGACTTTCAGGAGTTTGAGATGAttgatgatgaagatgaggatgatgatgatgatgaagaggaaGGAGAGGCAGATCCTGATGCTCCgccctctccctctgtatctcctCCTCCCTCACCAACTTTAGGTTCCCTTAAAAGCCGTCCCACAACTCTCAACCTGACCACCACAGTTTCACAG GACTCCTTGAACAACAACAGTAGCGTCTCTCCACGAAAATCAAGCTGGCAGGATTCGCTTCGCAATCCCACTTCACAGG GTCGTTTATCTCCAGCCCATACTTGCCTTGAAGATGGTACCCATGTAACTGGTACATGCCCAGGGGCTCCTGGCACCGCAATCTCTGCCAAAG GTTCCTTTGGTCAGCATAATTCCTCTGCTGGCCCTGAGGCCACTGATGTAAGGCCCACTGTTGAAGGAACTCTTGAGGAACATGTAGCCTCAGGTGAAGACTGCATTTCCCAGTGCTCAGACACTGAGGTCGACCATGACCTCAATGGCCATGCTAAACACCGACTGTGCCGCCCCAGACCTAATGACACATACACGATCACTACAGAAACAGCTGATGACCCAGAGCTGGAGAATGATCTTACTCTGGATGGCACCAGTAAGTGCCTGTCCTCTACGGCACCACTTGGCAATGATGCTGAGACCCCACTGTCAGATGAGGAGCTGGATAAAGAGTTTGAGATTGACTTCATGAGCAAGGAGACCTATGATCTGCCCTGTAAGGAACCAGATGGCTTATCCTATGTGGAGTTTCCCAGCATTGAACCTGCAGACCCAGCCTCAGTCTCCAGCCATTCGTCATCCAGTCGATCAGAGGTTAATACAGCAGATGCTTTGCATCAGAATcagcctgctgctgctgctatggAAAATGACACAACATCTCCTTCTTCTGACCCTGGCATTGCAGACATGAATGCTAAGCGCTATGCAGAGTCAGACCGGCACAGTGATGACCTCAGCTCCCCTGGATCTGACTCTGATATTGAAGGGGAACTTGAGGCTGCGTTTGCCTGTGGTGGTCCACTGGTCAGTAATATGATTTCGTCTATCTCAGAGACTGAACTGGATTTGACTAGTGAATCTAGCAGTGGAAGATCCTCACATCTGACCAACTCCATTGAGGAAGCCAGCTCACCAACCTCTGACCCAGAGCTAGACCAAGAGCTTGATGTTGAGCAGGACAGTGGCATTGTGGGTCTGAAGGCATCTCTTCTTCTAGGCCAGCCTGAGCCCATTAAACAGGACCTTTCACCAACAATGGAGCACAGTCCACACATCCATCCTCTGGATGATGGTCAGGCATTGATGGGGCTGCAGAGTGTGGATGATGAGCAGGGTTATGAGCACCAAGCAGATCCCGATGAGACTCTGCCTCCTGCTGTGCCCTGCGAGGATAGTGCATCCCAGCAACTACTACTGAAGATTGAACCAGACCACAGCCTGGAGAGTTTCAAACGATCTTTCTACCTGCCTGTTGGACCCAGGCTCATGCCCTCGGTTGATGACTATGATGGGAACAGTGAGGGAGACtctgagtcagagtcagagGATGAGCTCAGTGAGAACTCTGATTCTCCATGGTTACTCAGCAACCTGGTCAACAAGATGATCTCAGAGGGATCCTACCCAATCAGTTGTCCAGAGGAGTGCCTCAAGCGTTCTGCTTCCATCTCTGACACCATCTCACCTTCATCAGACCTGGAGACAGATACCTTTAACGAGAGTGAAGGCCAAAAGATGCAAACGCAGAAAGCTGAGGAAGGCTGCCTGGAACAACTACCCAAATGCTCGGTGCAGGTGCAGGGAGAGGAAGAAGACAGGAAATCCAGTGGTGGatcagaagaagaggaagaagacagcaagagactcagCTCGTGTCTTTACATGAGCAACCCTACAAATGACACCATCACTCCTGTCTTCTTAGAGCGGTACCAGCCCAAGAACACAAATGAGGATGAATTTACATCCCAGAAATCGCTGAAAAATCAACGGAATCAAGAAGAAGAGGAGCCAAATAATGACTTGACAATGGAGAGGATGAAGGATCTGGACTCCCCTAGCCTAAGTGAAAGCATTGTCAGTGACAAGGATGAAGGACGGGAGACAAGGGTGGACCCTCTATCTCTGGACAAAATCACAGAAGTTAAAAACAGTCTGACACTCGACATTCCCACAGCGCAGACCAATCGTTGCTTCAGCCTCACCTACTCCACAGACAATGATGAAGATGATCAGGATGCCTCACCTTTCCTAGATGGGCTTCACAAGCCACCCTCACCCTATGGAAATGACACTTACCTGGACAGTTCCCCACCTATCGATGAGAGTGTTCGGGACCTGAGAAGCACCTTTGACTCAGTGGGGAGTAAACCAGTAGATGACTCCTTGGCGTATGACTCAATGAAGTACACTCTAGTGGTGGATGAGAATACTACACTGGAACTGGTGAGTCTGAAGCGCTGCACCTCAGTGCTTAGTGAGGACAGCGATGGACTCTCCACAGTCTGTGATGAGGTAGCCGATGAGGAAGAAGATGTGTATGAGCGGAACCAGACGGTGGGAGGAGTGCGGCCTGATCTGTTACTAAGCTCCTCCTCCGAAGAAGACTCCTCGCCTGAGGCAGACTTACCATTCTCCAAGAAGTTCCTCAACGTGTTTGTCAACAGCACATCGCGATCTTCCA gCACAGAGTCATTTGGTTTGTTCTCCTGCACTATaaatggagaagaaagagacCAGACTCACAGAGCGGTCTTCAG GTTTATCCCAAGACATACAGATGAACTGGAACTAGATGTTGATGACCCACTTTTtgtggaggaagaggaggatgacTACTGGTACCGTGGCTACAACATGCGCACTGGGGCTAGAGGCATCTTTCCTGCCTACTATGCTCACGAAGTCATCGGTCAAACCAAAGACCTGATGG CAATGAAGAGAAACCCAGCCTGGATGGAGAGTTTTACTGTGCAGTTCCTGGGCTCGGTGGAGGTGCCTTATCACCAAGGCAACGGCATCCTATGTGCTGCCATGCAGAAG ATTGCAATGGCAAGGAAGAGGACAGTGCACCTTCGTCCCCCATCCCTGTGTGAACTGGAGATTAGCTTACAAGGAGTCAAACTGGTCATGAGTCTGGATGATGAGTATGACCTGTCggaggag TTCGACAGATGTAGTCACTTTTTCCAGATGAAGAATATCTCCTTCTGTGGATGTCATCCAAAAAACAACTG TTACTTTGGCTTCATCACTAAACACCCAATGCTGAACAGATTTGCTTGTCACGTGTTCGTCTCTCAGGAGTCTATGAGGCGTGTAGCTGAGTGTGTGGG ACGGGCATTTCAGGAATATTATCAGGAGCATCTGGAGTATGCCTGTCCCACTGAGGACATCTACTTGGagtag